In Tenrec ecaudatus isolate mTenEca1 chromosome 4, mTenEca1.hap1, whole genome shotgun sequence, a single window of DNA contains:
- the OR6X1 gene encoding olfactory receptor 6X1, translating to MRNGTAITEFILLGFPGIQGLQTPLFIVIFLIYILTIAGNGLIIVIVWAEPKLQIPMYFFLCNLSFLEIWYTTTVIPKLLETLVVARVVICIPCCLVQAFFHFFLGTTEFLILTVMSFDRYIAICKPLRYSTIMTSNLCLQLAISSWGVGFTIVFCQMLLLVQLSFCGNNVINHFYCDVGPILKAACADTTLLELLGLMATTLVIPGSLMFTMISYIYILSTILRIPSASGRQKAFSTCASHLTVVTLLYGAVLFMYLRPSTHSSFKINKVVSVLNTILTPLLNPFIYTIRNKEVKGALRKAMTCPKAHHQE from the coding sequence ATGAGAAATGGCACAGCAATTACAGAGTTCATTCTCCTAGGTTTTCCTGGGATCCAAGGACTACAAACTCCTCTCTTTATAGTGATTTTTCTTATCTACATATTAACTATTGCCGGCAATGGGCTCATTATTGTCATAGTCTGGGCTGAGCCTAAGCTACAAATTCCAATGTATTTCTTCCTTTGCAACTTGTCCTTCCTTGAGATCTGGTACACCACCACAGTTATCCCCAAACTGCTAGAAACCTTGGTGGTGGCAAGAGTAGTCATTTGCATTCCTTGCTGCTTGGTACAAGCCTTCTTCCACTTCTTCCTGGGCACCACCGAGTTCCTCATTCTCACTGTCATGTCCTTTGATCGCTACATAGCCATCTGCAAGCCCCTTCGTTACTCCACCATAATGACCAGCAACCTTTGCTTGCAGCTGGCCATCAGCTCCTGGGGAGTAGGTTTCACCATTGTCTTCTGTCAGATGCTACTGCTAGTCCAGCTGTCATTCTGTGGCAACAATGTCATCAATCATTTCTACTGTGATGTCGGTCCCATCTTGAAAGCAGCCTGTGCTGACACCACTCTTTTGGAGCTCCTGGGTCTCATGGCAACCACCTTAGTAATCCCAGGTTCACTCATGTTTACCATGATTTCTTACATCTACATCTTGTCTACCATTCTACGCATTCCTTCAGCTTCTGGACGCCAGAAGGCTTTCTCTACCTGTGCCTCTCACCTCACAGTTGTCACCCTGCTCTACGGGGCTGTTCTGTTCATGTACCTGAGACCCTCTACACACTCCTCCTTTAAGATTAATAAGGTGGTATCTGTGCTCAATACTATCCTTACCCCACTTCTGAATCCCTTTATTTACACCATTAGAAACAAAGAGGTGAAGGGTGCCCTAAGGAAGGCAATGACTTGTCCAAAGGCTCATCATCAAGAGTAA